From a single Cytophagales bacterium WSM2-2 genomic region:
- a CDS encoding glycosyl transferase family 2 encodes MISVDAVGVEFSGTVLFSDITFNINENDRIALMGKNGAGKSTLLKIIAGVNKPTRGKVSAPREAVIAYLPQHLLTHDNDTVFDEASKAFAKINGMKKKIDELNHQLETRTDYESDDYAKIIEQVSELSEKYYSIEEINYDAEIEKTLMGLGFLRSDFTRPTNEFSGGWRMRIELAKILLQKPDLILLDEPTNHLDIESVQWLEEFLKTNAKAVIVISHDKTFVDNLTNRTIEVTMGRIYDYKTNYTHYLQLRKERREQQQKQFDDQAKEIADIEAFIERFKGTYSKTLQVQSRVKMLEKIKIVEVDEVDSSALNLKFPPAPRSGNYPVMVSDLTKKYGDHTVFNDVSLTIARGEKVAFVGKNGEGKSTLVKAIMGEIDFEGKCQLGHGSMIGYFAQNQAALLEEDITVFQTIDQIAVGDIRTKIKDILGAFMFSGDDIEKKVKMLSGGERTRLAMIKLLLQPVNLLILDEPTNHLDIRTKDILKDALRAFDGTMILVSHDRDFLDGLANKVFEFGNKRVKEHFEDITGFLRNKKMENLREIER; translated from the coding sequence ATGATTTCAGTAGACGCAGTAGGCGTAGAATTTAGCGGAACGGTGTTGTTTAGCGACATTACCTTTAACATTAATGAGAATGACCGCATAGCCCTGATGGGTAAAAATGGTGCTGGTAAGAGTACGTTGCTCAAGATTATAGCCGGGGTGAACAAGCCCACCCGTGGCAAGGTGAGCGCCCCCAGAGAGGCCGTGATTGCCTACCTGCCCCAACATTTGCTTACTCATGACAATGATACCGTGTTTGATGAGGCCTCGAAGGCTTTCGCGAAGATCAACGGCATGAAAAAGAAAATAGACGAACTAAACCACCAGCTGGAAACACGCACGGATTATGAGTCGGACGATTATGCCAAGATTATTGAACAAGTAAGTGAACTGAGTGAGAAGTATTATTCTATAGAGGAAATTAACTACGATGCCGAGATTGAGAAAACGTTGATGGGCCTCGGCTTTCTGCGATCGGATTTTACCCGCCCTACCAATGAGTTTAGTGGGGGCTGGCGCATGCGTATTGAGCTTGCCAAAATACTGTTGCAAAAACCTGATTTGATTTTATTGGATGAGCCCACGAACCACCTGGATATAGAGTCGGTGCAGTGGCTGGAGGAGTTTTTGAAGACCAACGCCAAGGCAGTAATCGTGATCAGCCACGATAAAACGTTTGTCGATAACCTGACGAACCGCACCATTGAGGTAACGATGGGCCGCATCTACGATTACAAAACAAACTACACGCACTACTTACAGCTGCGCAAGGAAAGACGCGAGCAGCAACAAAAGCAATTTGATGATCAGGCGAAAGAGATTGCAGATATTGAAGCGTTCATCGAGCGCTTTAAAGGCACTTACTCGAAAACGTTGCAGGTGCAGTCGCGGGTGAAGATGCTGGAAAAGATAAAGATTGTTGAAGTTGATGAAGTTGACAGCAGTGCGTTGAATTTGAAATTTCCTCCTGCGCCACGTTCGGGCAACTACCCGGTGATGGTGAGTGACCTCACCAAAAAGTATGGCGACCACACGGTGTTCAACGATGTGAGTCTTACCATTGCCCGCGGTGAAAAGGTTGCGTTTGTTGGAAAGAACGGTGAAGGAAAATCAACGCTGGTGAAGGCGATCATGGGCGAGATTGATTTTGAGGGCAAGTGCCAACTCGGTCACGGTTCGATGATCGGTTACTTTGCACAGAACCAGGCTGCACTGCTGGAAGAAGACATCACGGTATTTCAGACCATCGACCAGATTGCCGTAGGGGACATCCGCACGAAGATCAAAGATATTCTCGGAGCGTTCATGTTTAGCGGTGATGATATTGAAAAGAAGGTAAAAATGCTTTCAGGTGGAGAGCGCACGCGCCTGGCGATGATCAAATTGTTGCTTCAGCCGGTGAACTTGTTAATTCTGGATGAGCCTACTAACCACCTGGACATTCGCACAAAAGATATTCTGAAAGATGCGCTCCGTGCATTTGATGGAACGATGATTCTTGTATCGCACGATAGGGATTTTTTGGATGGGTTGGCGAATAAGGTGTTTGAGTTTGGGAACAAGCGTGTAAAAGAACACTTTGAGGACATCACCGGATTCTTGAGAAATAAGAAGATGGAGAATTTGAGAGAGATTGAACGGTAA